Within the Parus major isolate Abel chromosome 18, Parus_major1.1, whole genome shotgun sequence genome, the region AGGCTTTGAAAACCCCGAGCTTGATTTTGGGTCACACATCACCCATCTGaggaaggtgaccctgcctcAACACCCTCACAGCCCCTGTCCCGGTGTCCAGGAGGGATTCACACCTTCGCCAGGTATGGCCAAGCTTCCCCGACCCATTCAACAccacaaaaacccaacacaCGGAACTGTAGAGATATAGATGTATTTGTGATGATGTTGCATATTTAAGACAACTTTACATAATGGTTCTCACACAAGAGTTTTGGCGTCCTCCCCTGTGTGGCCCCTCTTCCCCCACATTCTTCCACAGCCCCAAAGCACCCCAGGCAGGAGTGGGTGCAGGACAGGAAGGCTGAGTGCCAGCAGGTACCTGCCCTCACAGAGAGAGGTCTCAGTCCCCTCCATCTTACAGTACACATTTTGCAATACCCGCATCCTTAAATTTGGAGACTGGGAGTGTCAGACCTGCCAGGTGGAGAGAGCAGGGACATGGGAGAAAAGTTAGGATGGCACAGATCCATGGAGACAGCAAAACTCCACCAGCTCCTGAgaccctgctctgagcagagggTTGGGCCAAATGGGCTCCAGATTGTCCCCAGCTGTGAAGCGTCTTCCCAGGGTGAAACCAAACCCAGACTTCTCCAGGCAGCATCAGTCTTGGACAGAAGAACATTGGAGGCAGATCCCAAAGACATCCTGAGGGGACTGCAGGGAAGGGGGATGCTCCACTGCAACCCTTCCCAAGTGGAGGTGGCGCCTCTTCCCTCTGGAGCAGTGGGTAGCAGAAACAGTGGAGGGAGGATGGAGCTGGCCAGACCTCGTCTCACTGCTTTATCTTTTGGCCAGGGAAGCACAGCAGGTCCCAAGAGCTTCTACCGAcgtgggagaaaataaaaagtcgGGTCAAGGAGCTGTGGCATAGGGCAGccctccaggcacagctgatCTGCAGCGAGACATTGGCCCTATGGATGATATTTTGGCAGAAGATCAGGGCGTCCTTTTGCTGAAGTGGAGACAGAAGTGGCGGGGTCTACAGCGCAGCTTGTCAGACCTGAACCACACGCTGAGCGCTCCCTGCACAACACACCAGAGCTCCAGGCATTTGGCATAGTTGGGCAGCTGCCCCGCAGCCTGGGGGCGACCCTGCCCCAAGGCCATCAGGCTACAGGTCCCCAGCAGCCCTCAGCAGGAAATGGGCAAATGgtaaaacaataataataaaaaagtatgTAAACGACCCAGCACCCTGTCCTGTAGCACCAGGATACCCAAGGGAACAAGGTATGTTACAGTCTGAAGGGAGATGGAGACACAAGGACTTCCCGGCCAATGCGGGGTCTCGTCTCTATTGCACTTTGCAtcatatatatttctatatatatatttataaaaatacaaactaaagGGCTGGGGTGGAAGGGATGAGATGCAAaccctgggccagcagcagctctgtgcacatGGCAGGTTTTGACCCACTCTGCTTCTGCCTATCCCCAGTCCCTCACCAGCCCACCACGGCAGCAGCCAGCAACAAGGGCCCATCCTGCCAAGTTCTCACCCGGGGCTGGGCAGGATACCGAGCTGGTCCAGAGCCTGCCCACCCTCCAGccatccctccttcccacaTCACCCCTTCCTGAGGCTCCAAGGCCTGGAGTAACAAACACACAGCTCTTGCCAGGTGCCTGCCATGCCCCCACAGGGATGGGCATTCCAGCTCACTTTCCCTGGCCAGCAAGGGCTCATTCCTGTGGAGATGGGCAAGACCCACCTCACGCCTCTCCTTTCTGCCCAAAATACCCCACAGGAGAAGGCTTTCCTCTGCCTGGAGGttcccattttctcttccttgagTGACTACAGTGCAAATGGCACAGGGTGATGTGGTCCAGGGACACCCCCCAAATCAGAAATGGAGGATGCTCCTTGCTCCCAAGGGTGCCCTCCAGCTGTTCCTGCTACCTCAGCCGCCCATCAGGTTTGACGGGCCCCAGTTCTGATTTGGGGTCTGGGGAGAGGGAGCTCCAGGAGGTTTTGCTGCAGGTCTCCAGGGAAGCAcaggcagaggggctgctgaCACAGATATTTGCTGTGGACCAGAAGGTGCCGATGGCAGCGTCTGCCCAGTCCTCCAGCTCCTTGCCCGTCAGCCGCGCCTTCCGCACCgcatcctcctctgctgcctcgGAGCGTGGCAGGTTGAGGATCCCACCCAGGCCCTGGAAGTTCTGGTCCATATACTCATTGTGGGGGGGCCCACCATGCAGCCAGTTGCTATCAtctgggaaggacagggagagaaaagagaggggaTGAGCAGCACAGCAACATTCTAGCACCCTGCAGGTCCTACCCCCAACtccagctggggcacagcaccCCATCCCTTTGCAACCCCAGCTCCCCTCCAGCACAAGGAAAAGGacactgctgcaggaaggaaCTGACATGCCAATGGGTTCTCCACAGCTGCCAAGAGGACAGCCCAGTCCAAGGATTCACATGGGTAAGGGGATATCAGTGGAAAGTTGGCTCCAGCCCGGTAatcagctgcagcccaggggcCAACACAGAGGGAAGCACGTTGGACTGCCCACTGGAACACCCTCTCATCCAGCCCCAAACTCCAGAGCATCCTCACCTTTCCTGAGAGGTTGCTTGTGATTGAAGGTCTGAGGCACCACCAGGAACTGGTTCTCCGCCAAAGGCTCCCAGAACTGCAGGAGGCGGATGGTCCAGATGCCGGGGCGCAGGGGGTGGTTGAGGGGGGGCTTGTACTGGGTGAACTCTGCCTCTGCATCCACCGTGATGTCGTAGGAGGCGGCAATGACATAGGTGGGGTCAATCCACACCACCGTGGCCGTCAGGTTGGGGCCCCGTGACCATTTCTGCATGGCCACCGGCTCGTCAAAAGGCCCCATCAAGCCTCCAAAATTGCGGAAGAGTCTTTCCTTGGGGTCCCACTCCGTGCCCACCTGAAGGGACAGGAAGCACAAGCAGTGAGACACTGGGCAAGGACACACTATCAGCTGAGGTTCTGCATTTCACCTccccaaaacagaaaacacaagccTTGGAGTCCAAAGTAATGGACACCTCACCATCCATGGATCACATGCCAGCACCAAGACAGCTGTGCAAGGCCTCCTGCAACTGCAGGTGCTGGATCTCAACTGCCTCTGAAAGATCCCCTGAAGGCCTGTTCTCTAATGATCAGCTCCTcacaaataaaccaaacttCCAGATAAAGGTTTGTTCTCAGGCACAATGTCTGAGGCctctgtgtccctctgtccccatgGCAAGCAGGTGGGGCAGAAGAGGAACGGCAGCACCAGGGAGGAAAGCACTCCATTTACCTCAAGGTTTTGCAAGCGGTTTGCCTGCCCTCCATGACCTGACAGCTTCAGAGCTCCTTGGGGCATCATCCACACCTCCAAGGATTCTGCCTGCCCAGTTGCCAAATTCTGCACTTCCTGCATCACCAGGTAACCCTGGAAACGGTCGTCATAGAAATATAAGTGCACACTGGAGGGGAAGCCTCGAGGCTCAAATCTggagagacagacagagaggTTGCACGTGTGAGCGTAAGCATCCTTCCAGCACAAGATAAAGGCCTCTAGTTGGAGCCTGGTCTGAGACCACAGAAAAtaccccacctgcagagcttgTCAGCCTTGGCTGCGGGTGTGGATGAGGCTTTGTGGAgccccagcctggagaaggctgtgTAGAAGGTGAGGGTGACGTCGGTGAGACCGCTGAGTCCGTCGACACGGTCGTAGACGTTTTCCCAGTAGGCCTTGAGGGCCGGGGTGTTGGCAGGGTAGCTGCCATAGAGGTGCGTGTCCAGGATCTCCAGCACCTCCTGATTCACCGTTGACTCAAACTTGCGGGCAAAGAACGTGGGTCTGGAGAGTTGCTGGAAGAGCACAGGCATTTTTAACAATGTTGGCTCCACCCACTCTGCCCTCCCACTCTAGCAGGATCCATCCTACCCACTTTGAAGGCACAGGCtaaggagcagcacagcacagccagcctgaaTATGGGATCCTCTATTACAGGACCAGTGGGAGCACACCAACAGTTACTGGTAATGCAGATGGGTCCCCATCTCCCCCTTTCCATGCCCAGAAGCAGCCAGGTGTCAGCCAGCTCCTTTGCTGCAATCTCTACTCTGATGGGCCCCCATCAATCAGAGCCACTACTGAGCCCTGCATTAGCTCTGGCCATGTGGCACAGCCTGCAGGAACAGGGTCTTGGCCTCCACAAGCCTGGACTGCTGGAAAATCCTGCCACAACTGCTCTTTTCAGGGATGGATCTATCTTCCCCAAATCTCCTGTGTTCAGTCCATGTCTCCATGCACTGAGAGCATGGGAGACCTTCCACCACAAGGCATTTTGACCTGCCAAAGAAACAGCACTCTGAAGGGGTTTTACTAAAAAGGTATTTGCCCCAAATGATACATTtgcagggaaagagcaggaaaacaggagagaaagtCTAAGAATAGGAGCAGTGCTGCAAGCAGAAGCCTCGCTGCAGGGCAGAATAGTCAGGATAATCCCACTGCCTGTTTACAAACACATCTACACTGAGCCCCAGTGGGACCTGACCATGCTCCAGTCTCCTGTGAGGACACGCACAGTAACTGGCACTTGCAGCCTGGGGTGCCTGCAGGACAGCTCAGAGAGGAGAGgacagggaggaagggaaagagcaggaagagaaaggaggatCTTTTTCACCTGTAGCCGAAGGAAGTCCTGGGGTTTGAAGTCATTTGGGGAGCACCCGCACCAGTCGACTATGTGTTTATATTGGCACTTACAGCCCAGCTTCCGGTTCCAGTTGGTCACTCGGAGGTTGTTATCGACCAGTGTCTCGCAGGCGTGGCTGTTCTCCAGGACCGTGTGGAAGAAGGACTGTGcaggacagaaaacagacaGGACACCCAGTGGGATGGAGGACAGGTCGTTAATGGAGATCCCCACTCATAGAGGAGGACAGATCTCAACTGCTACTGAACAGAAACTAatccctgttcccagcacagggcaaCACTTAAGGGACCAGGCTCGCACCAGTCTTTATCTGGCCCAGAGGGTGACTGGACCTAAAGCTGGGCTGTATGTAAACATGACCCCTGACCTGTCTGTTCCTCTCTTCCCACTTTCATACCTAAGTTTGGAAAAGGGAAGGCACAAAACAGAGCAGAACCAGCAACACCCTTTGCAGCTacccagagcagagatgaagTGGGGCAGAGATGTTAAGCCCCGTGGGAAGAAAATCTGTCTGGTGGCCCACAGCCAGCACCCACCTCAGCTGGCAGGAGTGTGTAAGTGTAGAACTGGCGCAGCTGGGACACCAGCTGGTCATCAGCATAGACCACATATTCCACAAAGCTGCGTGTCAGCGAGAACCAGTCGGAGCCCCCATCCACAATGATGCCCTCAGGGATGTGGCGCTCGCCCAGTCGCCACATGTGGGAGTCACACTCATGGAATAAGCGGTCCAGGCCCTGCTTCTTGATAAACCTGGGCATGGGGATGAAGAGTTAGGAGTGTCAACCACATTGCTAAGTGCAGATGCAGaacatcccctccctgccacagctgttTCAGTTCTTTTCTGAAATCCCGTTTTCTGTTCCTCCAGTTCAGCTCTGCCTCTAGCTGAGATTACCTGGCATTGTCTCGGCCATGGGACTTCAGGAAGTTCTTATCTCGGTATTTGGACAGGAACATCACCAGTTCATCATTGGTCCTGAGGTGCAAATCAGGAATCATTAATGCTCCTGGGGTGAAGCAGCCCAGTAAACATTCATTCTGCAAGAGCCACTACACACAAGGAGCCCTAAGTTGCTGACTCAAACCCTTGTCCCATCACTGGgcagacacagccacagcctctcaGCTGTATGGTGCCCCACATGCGTATTCTCCTCAAATACCCAccccacagaaacagaaacagcttCTGAGGTACTGGCTGGGCTCCTCTGCATACATGGGTCCAATCTGGACCAAAAGCATCATCACCAGTATGTGGGTGCAATCTCCAGCCCCATCTTCCTCAGCTCCCCGATCTTCCCTGCCCCTCCTGAGGCTACTGCAGCATCGTACAGCCCCAAcacctccagcctcctcccctgccccagcacggCCCTCACCTCGTGGGGTAGTCAGTGGCACTCAAGTTGATGAAGAAGTCCCAGGGCCACTCAGACAGTTCCAGCAGGTCCTTCATGCTACGCAGGTACATCTTCAGCAGGCTGGCACCTCCCCAGATGGTCACCATGCGCCAGGGTGTCACACGGATGTTGGGGTAGTGCCGGGCCAGCTCCATGGCCTCATGATGGAGGTAGTTGGAGCGCTACCAGGGAACATGGCTCACCCTCAGCAAGGAGCTCATCCTCCCAGGGCCCTGCTTTCCTTGCCACCAGCCTGgattcagctcctgcagcagcctccacAAGGAGGGAAGCAGCAAACAAGGCAGGGGGGATAGGAAGGATCCTGCTTCCGTGGGGCTGCAGAAGTAGCGGCGGAGGGTCACAGCTCCACAGCAGTGAGGATTAACCCTATCCAGCCACTTTCCTCACTCACTCACCACCACCCgtgcctcagctctgctccctctcccaggGACCAATGGAGCAGTTAGCACCCACTCCCTCACCCCTGCCACACACCTTGTCAACGTGGATGTAGAAGAAGTGCTGCTGGTGGTACACGGCCTTGATGAGCCGCTTCAGCTGGCGGATGGCCCTGCCATGCACCACCAGCATGTAGGCAATGCGCACAGGTTTGCTGGGGGGCCCCTGCTGCAGCCGGCTTTCGTCCCACTGGATCACAGGGCTGACCTTGCCTGCATGGGGAGGGAGAGGGCTGTCAGCCACCCCCAGCCTTGGTATCTACTACCTGGAGCTCCTGAGCAAGGCAGGGAACAGCAAGGAAGCACTCAGCCTTGGGCAAACCCCAAActggctgcagtgccagggaatGGTGGCACACGCAGCCCCTTGTGTTACACTGATGGGGGTTGTTGGGAAAGGGGGTGTCCTCTTCTGGTgccttaaaacagaaaatgcagctgggCCTGGCTCTGACCCCTGCAGAATTGTAGACTGGGATGAATAGCCCAACTTAAGaaggctggcacagctttgATTGGATTAGAAAGGTAGTGCTAATCTGGGAATCTCAGTGACAGATTGAGGCTGCTGTTTGCCAGGTGGGAGAGTTTGGTGACATAAGGAAGGTGGGATATTCCCAATGCCCAGGGTGACCCGGAGCACTCCAGCAGGACTTACCTGAGAGCTGGCAGTGGCGAGGCACAGACTGGGGCATGAGGCTGCCAGCTCGGTGCAGACACACCACGTTGGCGATCTCCTGTTGGCACTGTTTGCTGCTGGCCCGGGCCAGCGCCGACAGGGCGTCTTTGCCCGTGATTTCGCACTTGGGGGTGAAACTGTTCTCGGTGGGCTGGGGAGCCCCCTCCACACTGCCCGTGTCACCCTGCTGGAAGATGGCCAGCTGGGCCTCTCTGCGCAGCTCCGTCAGGTTCCTGCGGCTGGTGGAGTCCAGCATGGCCGGCAGCCTCCATCCCGGTTTGTGCCTGGCCGTGACGGCTCTCACCACCTTGGACACCATGGCCCCGGGGCTGTCCGGCCGGCCCCGCCATCGGCCGTGCTTCCGGCTGGCACTGCTCCGGcgcccagcagagctgtccgAGTCCTTGGAGCCGTCGCTGCTCTCAGGAAACCCAGCTTTTTTCTGCCGCTCCTGTAGCAGGTCCATGTGGATGCAGAGGAGAGGACAAACAGCATTAGCTCGGGCCTGCTTCCCCCTAGCTCTGTCAGCATGCTCctcagagcatccctgctcccattcCCCACAGAGCTCAATGCTGCAGCATGACAggtgctccaggagcagccGCTGTGTAGCACAGGACATTACACAGCCCCTTCACCACCTAAAACCCCAGGCTAAGACACAACAGCAGCCTCTTGCCTATGCCCCCAGCATGGAGACACACAGACGGTCTCACCCTCTGTGTAAAGGCAGCAGTAAATTATACTTCATTACTTCTGCCAGGTGGCTGACCAGCAGACAGTCAGCcatggggagagcagggagctgggaagttTGGATGCCACACTCATGGGAAAGTTTTCCCACACTCATTTTCCCAATGAGTAGCACCCGTGATGTTGGGGCCATGTGCCCCAGCCCACTGCAGGCACTCCTGGATGACAgacaggcagctgcctgctccagcctggcctcccAAGGCTGTCTCACAggacccccaaaccccaaagcagCTGTGTCAGGCATCATGGGGAACTGTAAGGAACATCCAGGGGTATTTCTGAGCAGTGGCATCTCACAAGGAGGGACAAGGATGCTGACAAGGGCAGCAGGACTGAACTAGCTCCTGGCACAAGACTCCCCTGAGGGTATAGCTGCTGGGAAGGTCACAGCCAGGAGAAAGCACAGAGTGAAAAGACTGGAAAGCATTTGGCATGATCTGCACATTTCAGAGTTCCCAGATTACCCATgttgtgctggcacagccatggCCAAACCACTGCTTAAATCCCAAGAGGTTGGTTCAGCAGGGATCAGCCAAGCCTGCTTCCACCCAGACAGGCATCACTGGCAGCCCGAGACAGGCAGTGAACCCTTCATTAGTCACTACACAGAACCATCTGTTCCAGAGCTATAAACCTGTTTTCCCCACAGAGCATCACAGGAGAGGGCAGCTGGAAGGCCACAAGTGAGGAAAGAGTCTCTTCCATGTTCCTACAGGAAGAGATTCACTGATCCCACTCACATCCTGCACTCCCCAGCACACCAGACTCTGGGGACACCCCCTATTCGATGCCCACCTATGGTTACAGTTCCCAGCTCAGGAGCACGCCTatctgcctttcccagcagggAAGTTGTTAGAAGCACTGCCAGCCATTCTGGAGCTGTCAGCCAAGGAACTCAAGGGTTTCTAATTACTGCACCACAGCAGAGTGATCCTTccaccccagcctggcagggaatGGATCCGGCCACGTTGTTCTGCTGTATTTAAAACCTGTGTGGAACAATCAGTAAGgctccccatccccattccctCCTTCTCACACAAACAGCTGACTCCAGGCATCAGCCAGAGCTCACtctagaatcacagaataatttaggttaGAAAGACTCGCTAAGATCATCCTACTGTTAAACCCCTGTCAAGGCCACCgctaaaccatgtccccaagtgccacatgtACACATCTTTTAGATATCTCCATAAActgtgactccaccacttcctcATCCAGCCTGTTAAAGGGCTTCACAGCCCTTTTGGTGAACAAATTTTTgctaatatccaacctaaacctcccttggtacaacttgaggccatttcctcttgtcctgttctTTGCTACTGGAAAGACTTGTCCTATTATGCCTCCCCCAACGCAACACTGCCACTccagagagacacagagctgtgggtcATGTATCTACCTGcaccccatccccagcactgtgCCATTGGGAGGAGCAGAGCTAACAGCACCTGGTTTCTGCAGGATTCCCTCTCTGGCTGTCTGGTTTCTGCCACATACCAGCACTCATCAGGCAAAACCAGCACCAGAATGTTTCAGAGTCATCAGAGGAATCCTGAGTCAAAATGGCTGGATTAAGTCCCCTAAAGACAAGTTCTTTGGCAGGAAAAGTAACTATCAAGGAATCTCTtctctggaagaaaagacaCTTCACAGGAAGCTTCTCTTGTGgccacagcacagagaggacACCAACACACAGGCCTCTGAGACAGACAAAGACAGGAGACCAAGTGGCTAAAATACTGCAGTGACAGATCCTCTTCTCCACCCACAAGAGAACTCTGTGGTTTGAGTTTCACTGATGCCAGCTCCACCATGGACTAAGAGCTTCAGGAAGCTCATGTGCTCactcaggagctgtgggtgtCACAGTGACAGAGGCAGGATTGCTCTGGTCTCTCAGGCTCCCACTTGTGTGGGGAGACACTTATGCTGAccacagcaggaatgggaatttCCTCTCTCATCCATCAGTCAGGATAAGGATAGTGTTGTTTGATCCTGGTGGGACaagattaatttgttttccacGGGAAACACAGTGTTGACTTGGGCAGATGGAAACAGATACAGATACTCCTGGTCTGCACCCCATAAAACATCTGCTTGGTGAACAATGGAAGCCTACAGGACCCCAATATAGGGCTTGGGAAGAGAACTGATGGATTCAagaggcacagccagctccacaGCGCTTCCAGGACTCCAGAGTCTTTCTTTCTCCACAGCCAGTCACAGCCCATCCATGGTGGGGATGAGCTGTATCCATTAGTGGGAAGGAGCCATTTACTCTGGCAATTAAGAAATCCCAAACTTCCATGAATCCTTTCAGGCCTGCAAGGTCAGACTCTCCTGGGACTGTTCCCCAGCTTTACCAGAAATGCCCTTAGGGAAATGGTGTCTCCTTTAGGTCTGGCCAAAATCAGAAgctgcaggacagcacagaAACCAAGAGCTTTGCATTTTATAAGAAATAAAGGTTAATTGGACTTTTCCCAGCTTGCTAATGGGTTCAGGCTCTCTGTGAAGTTAAGGATGGTTCTTGTCTTCTCAAAAGAGGCATGTCAATTCCAAGGACTTCTGGTGGTGAACCAACTCCCTTCCAGGAAACAGGACCTATGCCCAAACCTCTTcagctgcccagctcagctcatTTTGGAATGAGACATGGGGAAACCAGGCAAGGACCAAGGCAGAATGAGCCAACCCAGGAGGCTGtgaagggcaggagcagagaacAGCAGGCAAGCAGTGCAGGAtggtgcagagggaaggagaagccaGGATGGGTGAAGTAATTTGATAAAGGTCACAGAACAGGGAAAGGATCAGCTGGGCACTCCTTGGTGTCAGATCAGTCTGCTCTCATGCTTCCAGTGCATCCAGATCACGATCCTCTCCTTGCCACATTCattccctggttctgtgttgCTGATGGGCATATGATGGCACATGAGGGTGTTCATGGCCATTCCCTGTAGCCCAGAAGGAGGCCTAAGGCTGGACATTCACCTCCTGAATGAGTGGTGTCACTTTAGAGACCTTCCCCACTGCAAGGGGCTGCCCTGTTCCCCTTCTCACATCTTTGCCCTCAAGAAAAGCTTTCTAGATTTGCTGACCATGGGATCACTCTCCACaccagggaggcagcaggaggcttCAGCTATTGGTCCACGAAGACATAGCAGTCTGTGGACACAATCTGGGGAGTTTCCAACAAATAATCCTAATTAACAACTCAGGGGTAGGAGCTTTGTTTAAAGGTGGCAACAATGTGCTTTATCCGCCTAGGTCCTCTTTGATACTTGTTCTGTGTCTGACCTTGGGCAAACTCCTTCACCAGaccatgcctcagtttccccacacTCACAAGAAAGAAGTGATGTGTTTGGTGTAAGCAGGGTGTTCTGGCATAAAGACATCAGTGACTCCAAAAGGTCCTTGTACTCTCCCACTTCCCAGAGATACCTCTCAGCAGAACAGCTACACAGAACTGACACAAACCTCCCATCTCTTTGAAttccatgtttttttgtttgggtgtCCCTGACCCCAGTTTCCCACAACATCCCCCAAACCACAAATGCAAGATCCCCTTCAAACTCCCCACTCTATGCCAAACCCAAAATAGCCCCCCTGGGTCACAAGCTCCCCTTCTCAGGCGCTGtcaccctgcactgctgcagccagaagCCCCCCAGGCAACATCCCGCTGCCCACCCCACCGCCAACACCCCCAGCAGCCTGAGGCTGCGGGACATCCAGCCCATGAACCCCATCACGGGGCTGGGCTTCGCAAACCTCACAGAGCCCATGCCCTTTTGTTCCCGCTCCAGCTCCTAAGAAAGGGACACTCGCGACCCCCAGGGCACTGAACCTTCCAAGGGTTCCCCCACGAAAGCCCCGTACCAGCACCCACCGCCTTCCCATGACCCCCCAGGCCCTCAGCCCACCTCGAACCCCCCGTCTCCCGCGTCGCCCTCAGCCCCCTCANNNNNNNNNNNNNNNNNNNNNNNNNNNNNNNNNNNNNNNNNNNNNNNNNNNNNNNNNNNNNNNNNNNNNNNNNNNNNNNNNNNNNNNNNNNNNNNNNNNNNNNNNNNNNNNNNNNNNNNNNNNNNNNNNNNNNNNNNNNNNNNNNNNNNNNNNNNNNNNNNNNNNNNNNNNNNNNNNNNNNNNNNNNNNNNNNNNNNNNNNNNNNNNNNNNNNNNNNNNNNNNNNNNNNNNNNNNNNNNNNNNNNNNNNNNNNNNNNNNNNNNNNNNNNNNNNNNNNNNNNNNNNNNNNNNNNNNNNNNNNNNNNNNNNNNNNNNNNNNNNNNNNNNNNNNNNNNNNNNNNNNNNNNNNNNNNNNNNNNNNNNNNNNNNNNNNNNNNNNNNNNNNNNNNNNNNNNNNNNNNNNNNNNNNNNNNNNNNNNNNNNNNNNNNNNNNNNNNNNNNNNNNNNNNNNNNNNNNNNNNNNNNNNNNNNNNNNNNNNNNNNNNNNNNNNNNNNNNNNNNNNNNNNNNNNNNNNNNNNNNNNNNNNNNNNNNNNNNNNNNNNNNNNNNNNNNNNNNNNNNNNNNNNNNNNNNNNNNNNNNNNNNNNNNNNNNNNNNNNNNNNNNNNNNNNNNNNNNNNNNNNNNNNNNNNNNNNNNNNNNNNNNNNNNNNNNNNNNNNNNNNNNNNNNNNNNNNNNNNNNNNNNNNNNNNNNNNNNNNNNNNNNNNNNNNNNNNNNNNNNNNNNNNNNNNNNNNNNNNNNNNNNNNNNNNNNNNTGTATTAATGTGTAAATAGATATGAGTGAATTAATGTGCGTTTATTAATgtgtaaataaatgtttgaatGAATGTGACTGTATTAAAGTGTAAACAAATATGAGTGAATTGAGTGTATTAATGTGTATTAATGTGAATGTGAGCGTGTAAACAAATAGAAGTGAATGAATGTGTGAGCATGTAAATGCACGAGTGAATGAATGTGAGTGCCAGCATCTAAATGTGTGAGTGAACGAATGTGAGTGAATGAGTGTGAATAAATGTGAATGTGTGTTAGTAATGGGTGAATGTGAGTGAGAGTGAATTTTTGGGTGTGTGAGTGAATGTGTGAGAGTGAATGAATGTGTGAATGTGAGGGAAATGTGTGAGAGAGTGTGTGAATGAATTTGAGTGTGAGCCTGTAAGTGAATGAGTGTGAATTGTGTGAGTGTGAATGAGTG harbors:
- the XYLT2 gene encoding xylosyltransferase 2; this encodes MDLLQERQKKAGFPESSDGSKDSDSSAGRRSSASRKHGRWRGRPDSPGAMVSKVVRAVTARHKPGWRLPAMLDSTSRRNLTELRREAQLAIFQQGDTGSVEGAPQPTENSFTPKCEITGKDALSALARASSKQCQQEIANVVCLHRAGSLMPQSVPRHCQLSGKVSPVIQWDESRLQQGPPSKPVRIAYMLVVHGRAIRQLKRLIKAVYHQQHFFYIHVDKRSNYLHHEAMELARHYPNIRVTPWRMVTIWGGASLLKMYLRSMKDLLELSEWPWDFFINLSATDYPTRTNDELVMFLSKYRDKNFLKSHGRDNARFIKKQGLDRLFHECDSHMWRLGERHIPEGIIVDGGSDWFSLTRSFVEYVVYADDQLVSQLRQFYTYTLLPAESFFHTVLENSHACETLVDNNLRVTNWNRKLGCKCQYKHIVDWCGCSPNDFKPQDFLRLQQLSRPTFFARKFESTVNQEVLEILDTHLYGSYPANTPALKAYWENVYDRVDGLSGLTDVTLTFYTAFSRLGLHKASSTPAAKADKLCRFEPRGFPSSVHLYFYDDRFQGYLVMQEVQNLATGQAESLEVWMMPQGALKLSGHGGQANRLQNLEVGTEWDPKERLFRNFGGLMGPFDEPVAMQKWSRGPNLTATVVWIDPTYVIAASYDITVDAEAEFTQYKPPLNHPLRPGIWTIRLLQFWEPLAENQFLVVPQTFNHKQPLRKDDSNWLHGGPPHNEYMDQNFQGLGGILNLPRSEAAEEDAVRKARLTGKELEDWADAAIGTFWSTANICVSSPSACASLETCSKTSWSSLSPDPKSELGPVKPDGRLR